A window of the Leucothrix mucor DSM 2157 genome harbors these coding sequences:
- the lpxK gene encoding tetraacyldisaccharide 4'-kinase, protein MANNTHPSTSTKPSNTSRLQRILESIWYEGAAGAWLLWPLEALFRLAAKWNRSKQLSKQIPHPVPIIIVGNISVGGTGKTPMVIYLVELLKSAGYSPGIITRGYGGKATQWPAEVTPSANPALYGDEPVLMARRADVPVIAGPERNESVDLMLQTHSVDIIISDDGLQHYRLKRDIEIVLIDAVRGLGNKHCLPAGPLREPASRLDECDFVVMHEAEPRAELSMQLATGDLYNLKTGAQQPLSIYKGMTVHAVTGIGNPPRFFRMLRVFGLTVIEHAFPDHHRFSLADIEFADEIPVLMTEKDAVKCKAFATEAHWVVPVTATVSSVFGERLLAKLKVLES, encoded by the coding sequence ATGGCCAATAACACGCACCCTTCAACTTCCACTAAACCAAGCAATACCAGCCGCTTACAACGTATCTTAGAAAGTATTTGGTACGAGGGCGCGGCGGGCGCTTGGCTGCTCTGGCCGCTAGAAGCTTTATTCCGATTGGCTGCTAAGTGGAACCGCTCTAAGCAATTATCCAAGCAAATTCCCCATCCAGTTCCTATAATTATCGTAGGTAATATCAGTGTTGGTGGGACTGGCAAAACACCGATGGTGATTTATCTGGTTGAGCTGCTGAAATCAGCAGGCTATTCGCCGGGTATTATTACGCGTGGTTACGGTGGCAAAGCGACGCAGTGGCCAGCCGAAGTGACACCTAGCGCCAATCCTGCTTTATATGGCGATGAGCCCGTGCTTATGGCGCGTCGTGCAGATGTTCCGGTTATTGCCGGCCCAGAGCGAAATGAAAGTGTTGATTTAATGCTCCAGACACATTCCGTGGATATTATTATCAGCGATGATGGCTTGCAGCATTATCGACTCAAGCGCGATATTGAAATTGTATTAATTGATGCGGTACGTGGCTTAGGTAATAAGCATTGCTTACCCGCAGGGCCATTGCGTGAACCGGCTTCCCGGCTTGATGAATGTGATTTTGTGGTGATGCATGAAGCAGAGCCACGCGCTGAATTGAGTATGCAATTGGCAACGGGTGATTTATACAACTTGAAAACTGGCGCTCAGCAACCATTATCGATTTACAAGGGAATGACGGTGCATGCGGTGACTGGCATTGGAAATCCACCACGCTTTTTCCGTATGTTGCGAGTTTTTGGTTTGACGGTTATTGAACATGCTTTTCCCGATCATCACCGGTTCAGCTTGGCTGATATAGAATTCGCCGACGAAATTCCAGTGCTGATGACCGAGAAAGATGCGGTTAAATGCAAAGCGTTTGCTACCGAAGCCCATTGGGTGGTTCCAGTGACAGCGACAGTGAGCTCTGTTTTTGGTGAACGGCTGTTGGCCAAACTTAAAGTATTGGAGTCGTAA
- a CDS encoding Trm112 family protein — translation MNSKLLDILVCPVTKGKLKYDKKNQELISRSARLAYPIIEGKPIMLESEARVLTQDEIDNK, via the coding sequence ATGAATAGCAAGCTATTAGATATACTAGTTTGCCCGGTTACTAAGGGTAAATTAAAATACGATAAAAAGAACCAAGAGCTTATTTCCCGCTCGGCACGGCTTGCCTACCCCATTATTGAGGGTAAGCCGATCATGTTGGAAAGCGAAGCTCGTGTGTTGACTCAGGATGAAATCGACAATAAATGA
- the kdsB gene encoding 3-deoxy-manno-octulosonate cytidylyltransferase, giving the protein MKTILVIPARYNSTRLPGKPLLSIAGKPMIQRVHECAQQAGFDNIIIATDDERIAEVCASFSADVCMTNEAHETGSDRLSEVVALRGFDDDDILVNLQGDEPLTPSVNLHQVAQNLVDHPEAMIATLCTPIVDVEDFTNPNVVKVVTDNAGMAMYFSRASIPYQRDPSLDVTDFAFRHIGIYAYRAKYLRDFVKMESCQLEQLEKLEQLRAMWYGTRIHVDVAKEIPGAGVDTAEDLAAVENVFLKRLAS; this is encoded by the coding sequence ATGAAAACAATACTCGTAATACCCGCACGCTATAATTCAACCCGTTTACCGGGCAAGCCATTACTCAGTATCGCCGGCAAGCCGATGATCCAGCGCGTGCATGAATGTGCGCAGCAGGCAGGCTTTGATAACATCATTATCGCGACTGATGACGAGCGCATCGCTGAAGTTTGTGCGTCGTTCTCCGCTGATGTGTGCATGACCAATGAAGCCCATGAGACGGGCAGTGATCGCTTGTCTGAAGTGGTGGCTTTACGTGGTTTTGATGATGACGACATTCTGGTGAATTTGCAGGGCGATGAGCCATTGACACCATCGGTCAATTTACATCAGGTTGCGCAGAATCTTGTAGATCACCCTGAAGCAATGATTGCCACCTTGTGTACGCCTATCGTGGATGTGGAAGACTTTACCAACCCTAACGTCGTGAAAGTGGTCACTGATAATGCGGGTATGGCGATGTATTTCTCGCGTGCCTCAATCCCTTACCAGCGTGATCCAAGCCTGGATGTCACCGATTTTGCATTCCGTCATATTGGGATTTACGCGTATCGCGCCAAATACTTACGTGATTTTGTGAAAATGGAAAGTTGTCAGCTAGAGCAGCTTGAAAAATTAGAGCAGCTGCGCGCGATGTGGTACGGCACACGTATTCACGTTGATGTGGCTAAAGAAATTCCGGGCGCGGGTGTTGATACAGCCGAAGATTTGGCTGCTGTAGAGAATGTATTCCTAAAGCGGTTAGCTTCTTAA
- the purN gene encoding phosphoribosylglycinamide formyltransferase, translating into MLSIVVLISGSGSNLQAIMDRITKDKLDAKIELVLSNRADAYGLTRAADAGIETRVIDHKQFDSREQFDQAMIKEIDPYQPDLIVLAGFMRILSTAFVTHYTGRMINIHPALLPAYKGLHTHQRALEDGVSHHGASVHYVTAQLDSGAVILQGRVPVLADDTEEALQQRVHKIEHVIYPEVVTWFAQKRLTYQNNQALLDGEVLDQPVIIDQQD; encoded by the coding sequence ATGCTGTCAATTGTTGTATTAATCTCCGGTAGCGGTAGTAACCTGCAGGCGATTATGGATCGCATTACCAAAGATAAATTGGACGCGAAGATTGAGCTAGTACTCAGTAATCGCGCTGATGCTTATGGCTTAACGCGAGCAGCGGATGCGGGAATTGAAACGCGGGTGATTGATCACAAGCAGTTTGATTCCCGAGAGCAATTTGATCAGGCGATGATTAAGGAGATTGATCCCTATCAGCCTGATCTGATTGTGCTGGCAGGTTTTATGCGCATTCTGAGTACGGCGTTTGTCACGCACTACACTGGCCGCATGATCAACATCCACCCTGCTCTACTGCCAGCCTACAAAGGCCTGCATACACACCAGCGAGCGCTAGAAGATGGTGTTAGTCATCACGGTGCAAGTGTGCATTATGTAACGGCTCAGTTGGATTCTGGCGCAGTGATTTTACAAGGCCGTGTGCCGGTATTGGCGGATGATACTGAAGAAGCGTTGCAGCAGCGCGTTCATAAAATCGAACACGTGATTTATCCGGAAGTAGTGACATGGTTTGCACAAAAACGCCTGACGTATCAAAACAATCAGGCGCTTTTGGATGGTGAAGTATTAGACCAACCAGTGATTATCGACCAACAAGACTAA
- the purM gene encoding phosphoribosylformylglycinamidine cyclo-ligase, whose translation MDDKKPSLTYQDAGVSIETGNALIDRIKPHAKRTKRPEVLGNIGGFGALMSIPNRYKDPVLVSGTDGVGTKLKLAIDMKRFDTIGVDLVAMCVNDIIVTGAEPLFFLDYYATGKLDNDDAENVIKGIADGCEQAGAALIGGETAEMPGIYREGDFDLAGFSVGVVERELIIDQSSVAHGNVLIGMASSGPHSNGYSLIRKVIEVSGASLDQPFGEAGETLGDVLLAPTTIYVKPLLQALKQFDIRALAHITGGGLTENLPRVLPGNCKAEIDLSSWERPEIFNWLQENGNIEDMEMLRTFNCGIGMVLVVSEEQADEVINSFKLQQITSWKIGRIASAETETPYVEYV comes from the coding sequence ATGGACGACAAAAAACCTTCCCTGACGTATCAGGACGCCGGCGTTAGTATTGAAACCGGCAATGCATTAATTGATCGCATTAAACCCCATGCAAAGCGCACAAAGCGTCCTGAAGTCCTCGGTAATATCGGTGGATTCGGTGCTTTGATGTCGATTCCGAACCGCTACAAAGACCCCGTACTGGTCTCTGGTACTGATGGCGTCGGCACTAAGCTGAAGCTGGCCATTGATATGAAGCGCTTCGACACCATTGGTGTTGATCTGGTGGCGATGTGTGTGAATGACATTATCGTGACAGGTGCCGAGCCACTATTCTTCCTTGATTATTATGCCACCGGTAAGTTGGATAATGATGATGCGGAAAATGTTATCAAAGGCATCGCGGATGGTTGTGAGCAAGCAGGTGCAGCCTTAATTGGTGGCGAGACTGCTGAAATGCCGGGCATCTATCGCGAAGGTGATTTTGATCTGGCGGGCTTCAGTGTTGGCGTCGTTGAGCGTGAATTGATCATTGATCAAAGCTCAGTGGCTCATGGCAATGTGCTGATTGGAATGGCGTCTAGCGGACCACACTCCAATGGCTACTCGCTAATTCGCAAAGTGATTGAAGTCAGTGGCGCATCCTTGGATCAGCCATTTGGTGAAGCAGGTGAGACTTTAGGCGACGTATTACTGGCTCCGACCACTATTTACGTGAAGCCATTGCTACAAGCATTAAAGCAGTTTGATATTCGTGCACTGGCTCACATTACCGGTGGTGGTTTAACTGAAAACCTACCTCGCGTATTGCCGGGCAACTGCAAAGCCGAAATCGACCTAAGCAGCTGGGAACGTCCTGAAATCTTCAACTGGTTGCAGGAAAACGGCAATATCGAAGACATGGAAATGCTGCGTACCTTTAACTGCGGTATCGGCATGGTATTGGTCGTCAGTGAAGAGCAAGCAGATGAAGTGATTAATAGCTTCAAACTGCAGCAAATCACTAGCTGGAAGATTGGTCGTATCGCTTCTGCTGAGACTGAAACGCCATATGTAGAGTACGTCTAA